The following coding sequences lie in one Oncorhynchus kisutch isolate 150728-3 linkage group LG17, Okis_V2, whole genome shotgun sequence genomic window:
- the LOC109907605 gene encoding syndecan-2-A-like — MRNIWIILTLGITAFLSGERIADAAKSSSEVDDLFIDDTGSGGYYPEDDDDFNSGSGSGTAEEVIEEAVTVSTLYIAPKSEPTQDSTKDFTPRVETDTPREDLPGETPWKPVRTEPPVPVTEDVRKNQITSTPSSPLEPIDVRSENLFQRTEVLAAVIAGGVIGFLFAIFLILLLVYRMRKKDEGSYDLGERKPSGAAYQKAPTKEFYA; from the exons ATAGCGGACGCGGCCAAGTCGTCCTCCGAAGTGGATGACCTTTTCATTGACGACACAGGGTCCGGAGGTTACTACCCCGAGGACGACGACGACTTTAACTCGGGGTCAGGATCAG GCACTGCTGAGGAGGTGATCGAGGAGGCGGTGACCGTGAGCACGCTGTACATTGCGCCCAAATCAGAACCCACCCAGGACTCCACCAAAGACTTCACTCCCAGAGTGGAGACAGACACGCCCAGAGAAGACCTGCCTGGGGAAACGCCCTGGAAGCCAGTCAGAACTGAG CCCCCAGTACCCGTCACCGAGGATGTACGCAAGAACCAGATCACCAGCACCCCCAGCTCCCCCCTGGAGCCCATCGATGTTCGCTCAGAAAACCTCTTCCAGAGGACGGAGGTGCTGGCAG CTGTCATTGCGGGTGGAGTTATTGGCTTCCTCTTCgccatcttcctcatcctcctcttggTTTACCGCATGAGGAAGAAGGACGAGGGCAGCTACGACCTGGGAGAGAGGAAACCCTCTGGGGCAGCCTATCAGAAGGCCCCAACCAAGGAGTTTTATGCATAA